The sequence ttttttgtttggtattGTTTTTAGCTTAGGCTTCTATAGCATATTTCTCACTGTATACCTGAATGCCTTCCATTGCCTCGTCTTAAGATACTAACGCTATgctatttatctttttcttatattcaaattctctggaaaaaatgtgattaataATATTGTAAATTTAGATAGAAAACATCCTTAGAAAGAGGatgttagaaaacaaataactttcttccttttccagacTCTACCTTAAACTTAGTTCTTCACTaaatttcagaagcttttctcTATAGACAAAAATTAAAGAGTTCTAAACATGTAACCAATAACTAGTACATAAAAattctttctgtatttgctcattttaataaaaaatggtaTTGAAGAAAGGCAAATTGACTTGCGattattcaaaacagaaaaactcagTTGCCTGAAGAATGCGGACGTACTACATCACTCCAAAAAACACTCACAGATTAAAATAGACACAGTATTTGAGTTTACTTCCCACCCCAGGGATAcattaaattatgttttctttaacctcttctttttttcctgctaatttAACTGGTCTGTTATTATATAATGAACATTTAGATTTTAGACTTTGTAGGACATATTCACTTCAACTCATTTAGTGTTTGTTCAAACACAGTATTAATGAACAGAGACAGAAGGTCATTTTGCTGTTAGCATACACACTATCAAAATTCCAAGTAGAACAGCTCACATGGTATGATAAGGCATACCTATATTACTGTCTGACTGAAAATCTTTCAGGGACACAGTGAGAGGTTTGTCTTTTCCTTGCtggttctttcttttctctttcttattcaCAGACTTTGACTGAGGTGAAGTACATTCATTGTTTTCATATTCCTAGAAGAATAAAGTCCCACTGgtataattttcttcagtacCCAAATATTGTTTTACCTGAAgctttataaaggaaaaatatggtGATGATATATTAAAGGAGACTTTGGCCTGAACAGGAATTTGCAGGCTTCAGATTGGTTTAAAGAGTGTAAGGCACACATCAGCAATTAAGCATCggttctgttttctgaagtagaGCATTGCTCTTCACTAAATCACAAATGAATTATCAACCTAATACCCCCTCAATCACCTCCACAGTTTTATACAAAAACTCAGCCTGAGAATATAAGGTAATCAAGTGCAAAAAAGTTAGCATtgcctttaagaaaaataaacaggtcTACTGGACCTTCATTTTATTCTCAAAATATGCTTATTCATTCAGGAGGAGTAAGAGTAATTAGTGTGCAGCAATGCTCTAACAGCTGTCTCCTTTTGAAATCAGACAGGCTGGTACATGATATCCATTTGAACCTAAACAACACCTCCCCCCCATATCTGCATTAACATTTTTAGCAAAGTGTCACTGTCCCAgatgttttgtttgattttagcCCAAATAGCCTTAAGGAAgaaatgttatataaaaaaatggaaatttagtacttttctttccatgaaaacaatgtttttaacCTGTACTCATGTGTACTGTTTACTGAAAGGTAATTCTCAAAGtctgcacaaaatgaaaaacactacTATGCCTGAAGATTGTCTTCACTTTCAAAAAGAACTTCTAGTACACCAGTTAAAAATTTAACTCTGGGTTTTAAGCATTGTGGTATTCTCCCTCCTCAAATAACTGAAGTATGAATATATTTGCATAGAAGTGCAtgtgtacattttatttcttcatgatGCATAATTATGgttaaacttgtattttttgtaacatttcatTGTCTCCTGAGTTATTGCTAAGAAGCAAGTTCCtgttagaaattaaaatttatttaaccatacttttaaagaaaactcatCAGTATTTTGTAAGAACCACTCAGAAAATAGCAGTCTGAACCAATCTATTCCCTGACCAGCTGAGGGAAATGTATACAGcttatcagaaataaaatatttaaaacagagaaaagttgttagtgaaaatgcaaaagttTTAAACATAACTAACCGTTTAAGAGAAGTCAGTGCTTTTATCTTCTGACTCTCCAAGTGTGCCAGATTTGTTCTGAGCAAGGTCAGGATCTCTTGTTTTACTCTTCACAGaccaattaaaaacaaaacaaacaaaccacccaaaatattttttgatatgGTTTCTCTCAAATCCTCTATTTTTCTAAACCTCTCAAGGATCTGAGGAGTGGAGGCAAACAATGTAAATGAAAGAGCTGTACTTTTAAGAGTGATTgactttacttttaaaattcgAGTCTCAAAAACTTCTACAGTTTTTACATTAGGATGAATCCCACAAATACCTTTTTGTGCTCTTCATATTCCAGTTTGCTCAGCAGCAATGCTTTTTCAAGATCAGCTTCAAACATTTCAGATGTcagctgaagaaacaaaattaacattGCTTGTGACTGGTttgttaaaacattaaaaaaataaaaaaaataaaaaagagaaaaagcagacagagaccacattaaaatttctgttttgatacACGTATCAGTAGAGTAACCAGAAAGCTTCACTGATGTGAACACGGCATTATTAACAACAGATAAAACTTTTTGTATTATGAGTAATAAAATAACTTGCTTTGGGAAACTGTTTGATAGATGTAAGCACACAGTGTTATAAAAAATCTTTATGGAACATGTATCCTATCTTGAAGACTTGTTTATGAGATTTATGtcagactaaaaataaaaatcattttaaacaaaaatcagaggGATGCTAAGGGATTAAAAGCATCATCATCAAAAGATCATCAGAAAGTCTGTGTTCTTTCATTGCACAGAAAAGAGTAagcaccctttttttttttttttttttttaaatcacttaacaggagagcagagctaagccaacctgaatgattttgagatattttcctcttctatttCTGAGGAAAGAAGTGCAGCATGCAGCAAGGAGAATGGGGAGCGAAAAGTGGGGAGGGAAGGTTTTACAGAGACAGtgagttttcttctgttgatttttgtttgctttccaaacttgtttctttgttttctttcagtactAGAACCAGAAATTAGGAGTTTGTTAACTGACAGTAAGTTAAACTGACTGAAATTCCCCCCCAAATCAGTGAACTGCTTTTGCCTACAACTTTTGAATCCGTTCTGACCATGATAGTTATCTACCAAAAATTAGGACTTTTCTATTACACAGAAAAGCTCCATATgaacatgaagaaaagagagagtgaggatagggaaaaaaataccaaaaagagAACAGTTAACGTACAAAAATATGGTACGTTCATAAAAAGATGAACATAGCATTCATCACTTATTGTGTCTGTAAGCAGTAATTTAGAATCCTGTGGGCTAAATAATTATCACAAAACGGTGCTGCCATAACGTTACTATGaatattaaagaaatgcattatgTGATCTCTAATACAACAATAACCCTATTAATTTACCTAGTAGCCATTCAGTTCTGGACAGGGCTGAGCATGTTCGAAGCTGTCTGTAAGCAGAACAAAGGTCACTACTTCTAAAGCACTCCACTGAGCTGCTGCTTAGACCTGACTATTCTCAAAGACAGTCATCTACCCAAAAGACTCCCAAGCACATTCAGTCCGGCTTTGGTGCACACAGTCTTAGTTTCAGAATAGGCTCATTATTACTTAAACCTATCCAAAATCCAGAAACCACAGATTCCTTTTCTTATGTACTCATGATACACTTCTAATAACTAAGCTCTGAGTACACATAATACCCCTCATAAATAGAAATCCATACACAAAACTTAGTGACTCTCTTCaaagctttgctgaagaaaGACTAGTATCATCCATCGTATTTACAAAATAGCTCTATAGTTTGGACAAACTTAACTTTTGATGTCCTCTAGGCAAAATCTTATAGAAGGAAACTGTCACACAGTATGGCAATTTGAAAGGTAAATATGCCAGGTGGAACTCTTCGTGTATTGGGAGCTGCTCTTTGTGGAATTTCATCCCTTTCTACAGCATCCACAGCAGGGAGCCACTGTTTCTCATCTGGTGCTGAGTATCACCCTTCCTTACTGTACACCATTCAACATTTACCTCTTCATCAATACTGTATTATTGGACAAGGGAAACTGTGGAAGTGAGAGAGTAGGATTTCATGCCTTCTGAATGTGAACAGTTTGAGTCCAtacctcttctctcagataaacATGTGCAAGTTGCAATTTGAACCTTCCTGTTAACCAGTTTCTCCAATTCAgagatgtttttattaaatctgATGATACTGTCAGTATAATTTTTACCCCCaccaaaatcaaacaaacaaaaaaaacagaaatcaaaagttAATAACACTAACCAACATTTGAGGCAAGCTTTTGAAATGCACATGATATAACCAAACTGAAGTCCTCACCATTTTCacttgtgtctttttttccccatcatgcaagaaaaacaaagccaattCAATGCCTGACAGTGCTGTAATTTAGCAGTGACAGCTACAAACAGTGAAATAAtgtaacaattttaaaaggaaattgattatgcatattttattaagaatatCCTAAGATACCCACTTGATGTTATATATTTTGTACTATggcaaacattttcattgttgTTCTAAGACAGGAATCACAAGTGACAATTTCTTTCCCCATCCATCAGAttttaatattcacattttaagaGTTTCTGGGTAAAGTAAGAAATTCAAAGTAGTTCTGGACATTTTTGGCACTTTGAGGTCTAAAACCTGATGTTTTAAATCATATATGAACCAAAAAACTTCACTGTAACCTCTATGGCTGTCTGAGAAACCTGTAGTGTATGAGTTCTATCAGTAAattgaaacaattattttgtgtttacaCTGCAATTCAACAGTGGTTATGCCAATGTCATCTATTTCTCTAAACATTAActgtaacaaaattaaatttatcaaGGAATTTGTTGGAAAAATACTGATGGTCCACAGTGTACCTCCATTCCTTACACTCGGTCCATTGTAACCAGAGAAAGCTGTTCGAAATATAGTTGTGCTACGGAACAGCCTATTTTTCAGTCTCAGAGTTGTGACAGAATTTggctatttcttttccttaaaaaatgagacagaaatgtCTTTAGGACTTTAACAACTGTATGTCACTATAATAGTAATCGGtctaaagttatttttaaaacaaaagaatccCAAGGCAACTTCACAGTAGTATAGCCTATGTCAGTAAGATCAAAACGAAtaagaacttattttttataattgaGTTTACTTTGTCTGACCATTTCACCATCCAATAATAAGACAAGATTCTCCTTTTTACCTGAAATAATTGCTTAATAGCATGCAGAATACAAAAATTTTAGCTACTGGACAAAGCAAACCTGCACCTTAAAAGTAATTCTGAAGCTAATTAGCtctggaaattttcaaaaaggaTTATTAGGTCATTACTCCACTGCTAGGACAATCATCCAGAAGCCTGCAAAGGTAAGAACTTGGATATATTCTGTTTAAGGAAGAACCTATATCAAAGCATTAGCAACATATAAAAACCAAGGGCAGCATCCAACTGTCAATCTTTTGTCAATATAGCTTTCTATATTTTCTATTAACTACAATGGGAAGCAGTTCAATACAATCTTTTTTGGTGAGATATAAGTTGAAAATctctaaatgaaaatatcatCCTACCAGCTGCCAGCATAGGAGTTCATTAGTttcatgaaatactttttaattcCAGTCAGTGTAACTTATTTGCAGTTAGCCTTGAAAAAGTTCATGCAAAGTTAACTACTCTGAAGGACGTAACAAGACCGGAAAGTCAAAAGACAGCTAAACACAGTAAGCTGTACCTGCTCATCTCTTTGTCTCCACTCTTGccagttttcttcctgagaGTCCTTCTGCATCGTAGTATGcagtttttgttcttgctgaGATAGACTGCCTCCATGGGAAGATTTCTGAGgaatctttttaaaagcaaggttTCTGAGCTGAAAAACAGTTATGTTTCATATTAATCAATATGCTAACAAGTACACAAAAACAGCCTTAACAGACTAACAGAAGTATTTAGACACATGCAAACAGACATATACATGTTTTACTCTACAGTTTGGgctatatttttgtttaattggaTATGGTACGTACCATAACAGAATTTCTCATATATCTTAATAGTGGATTAGAAACAGCAgtaatataacaaaataaatatatcgTTCCTGCTGAAAATACTCTGAACAAACCTGAATAGGTAGCGGTGTCCTACAGTTTTCATGTTCTGTCAGACATTACTGTTTGCTCACACCTGAACTAAATTAAACATAATACCAACAAAACTGTGGTATACTGTTTTGGCATGGGTGAACAGAAGAACAAGATGTTCAGgtagaaaaaagaataatgtaGATAGTCCTTATAGTTCGCAACAGGTCATATTTTACGAACCTGCAATAAGAATTACCTTTAATTGCTGCACCATATGGATACAATACTGCCACATTTAAAATACCTCACATAATTAGAAAATGTGATTGTGATGACCTGCAAATTTTGCAACTCCTAGACAATCACTGCTAAAGCATAAGCATTAACTGACACTGATTATTTCACTGAGTGAAAACGAAGGCATGAAAACAATCTAGTATCAATTTATCAACACGGACTTCCTTAACATATGCTTTACCCTACTCTATAGCCTGGGCTACATCTGTGTTTAGTCAGATAAGGTACACACTAGCTTGTAAAATAGGGAATATCCTACTTTCACGtaaagaagtaattttaaaacaaaagaaaaaaatgtaacctGTGATTAAGTAGTTCTTCTTTcatagggaaaacaaaaaacaatgacTTTTCAGGGACAGCAAAAACTATTTATGAGATAACAACCTTACTCACTACTGAAAATACAATCCCTTTACCTCATTGGCCTcactctgctgctgttctctctttcttctccttttctctcttttcttcacatttgtAGATCTACTCCCTGGAGCTAGAGATTTACCAGCACGTCGGCCACTTCTGCCTTTTCCAGGCTCTGAATCAGTATCACTTTCCAGTTGTAGTAAGGCAAAACGAGATGCAGTGGTAGGGACTGAACTGATTATAGCAGATTCCATTGCCATGTCTGAAATTCTACTGAGCTGGCTTCTTTTAATTATCAGCTTCCTGGGAAAGTAGCACAGAAGTTAGAATGAAAACATTGTTTAATCAAACAAGCAATAATTCATATCATTTAACCGCAGAAGTTTTGGCTCAAAAAGCATAGGACAGGGCTGGAATTGGGGGaatgagggagaaagaaaaaaaatacagtatcgtttatttatattttaactgACTATACTGTATTATCTTAGGTATCTAAAGAagaattacataaaaaaaaaaaatctaccaaaCACATTTTAGGCAAATACACTGGCTCTTGAGAGATTTAGTGCAAAAAAGAAGGCTCTAAAAGAAGCTGGTCTTCATgttctggggggaaaaagacaatagaatagaataatttAGTGCTTAGAAACTGTTTCAGATGCCATCCCCGGAGCctgaaaaacacaatttaaaaatgaagtagatACTACGCATATGCAAGCTCCAGTTTTGGGTACGCAGCCTTTAAACTTCTTGTAAAAGAAGAGATATTTTGTTCCCAAGCCATTGGAGATTCAGCAAGCAGTTTTCTCCACAGGAAGGTGAGCCCAGCATTTCAGCTGGTACTGTCCTCAAACATCAAGTTCACCTGTTCTTacagcaaaacacagaggaTATGCTGGGGGGAGGCAGAACTAAGTAACACTTAAGCCTTCTGTTGTCGCCTGTAGCTAAAAGCAACACATACGTACGTCCCTGTGACACCATTCTAAAGATTGAATCATTTACCTAGCATAAAAGCTAAATCCTGGGTATATCCATGTTTGTCAAACTGCAGTTTTCCATGCAGAGTTTAGTCAATTAGCAGAGTATTGAAAGTGATGATATCCATCTCTGATTATAAATTCCATAAAAAACAGACGTCTAGATATGTTGAAGTATTATGACAGAGGTGTAGTGAGATAATACATACTTTTTGAAATTGCTGTTCAAAAGGAATCTTTATAGTTTGAAACAAGTTGCTTAGTTATCTGCTTAGATAGCCTACAAATCTGTTGCTTGTTAATTactattacaaaaaaaagtgaggcTCTGCAGAAGTTTCAACAGGCTCTTTTTACCCCTTAACTCCAGAATTTCCGAAATCCAAAATTCTGTAGGTGCTCCATATATACTCCGACATGTCAACATGCAACAATAGCATGGCAGAGACCATTAcccaaaataattatttaaaaggaatatgTCATTTCACTTTTCAGAGATGAAAGAACCATGCTCTATTCCTAagtttacagaagaaaaaaggttacAGTAAAGAGCATTCTTGTCATACAAAGTTACTCTActccatttctttcaaaaaagagaaaatgaagctggTCATCTTAGGAGAAACTGGGCATCGAGTTGTGAATCTACTTGATGCTGATGTTCAAATTATCTGATCAGACCACAACTACATATCTAGAAAAAACAGGTCAATCACACCTAAAACATCATAAGTAATTCATATTTGTCACTCTTTCAATGACAGAACAACAAGGTAAGTTTGGATTTTTGTGCAGACAAGTCTGTGTATGTATGCACACGTGTgcatatatttacaaatattttaatgctaaaTAACTATATAGCTAACCAGCTTAGGAAATTAGTTAAAGATGAGAGACTTTATGCTCTTACTAGCTGGACATGCAATAAGTTGAAACTTGAAGCTCAGAGAAAAGATTACAGGTGCATCtttacagcaagaaaaagcacCAGAGAAAAGTGCTCAGTCATGTCACACAAGAACTTACGATACTGGACGTTGCTCTAAAGCAGACAACACAAGTTTGCAGACTCTCTGCTGTGCTTGGCATAAGAAAAAAGTGAACTACACTATGACTCTTTCTTCAGTAAAAGCTTGGAATTTCTTGTCTCTCTCTCTACTAACTGTGGTGTACTTTATATTTCATGTAAACAGTTCAATGGCACAGCGCAGTCTTTATTAACAGTGGCTAATGGTGCCAAATACTTCTTTTTGCACATACAATCTGAAAACAATCACACGTAGCTGAACCTCTACACAGCTGTGTAATGTGGCTGCGAACTCCCTTCTCCTTCGTCTATAAATACTCCAATACAATAAGTATACCTTTGCTGTCTTACTGTAGTTGGCATGCAGTTAAGAGCCCAGCTGCCAAGTACATTTAACAAGTACTAC comes from Cygnus atratus isolate AKBS03 ecotype Queensland, Australia chromosome Z, CAtr_DNAZoo_HiC_assembly, whole genome shotgun sequence and encodes:
- the GKAP1 gene encoding G kinase-anchoring protein 1 isoform X2; its protein translation is MAMESAIISSVPTTASRFALLQLESDTDSEPGKGRSGRRAGKSLAPGSRSTNVKKREKRRRKREQQQSEANELRNLAFKKIPQKSSHGGSLSQQEQKLHTTMQKDSQEENWQEWRQRDEQLTSEMFEADLEKALLLSKLEYEEHKKEYENNECTSPQSKSVNKKEKRKNQQGKDKPLTVSLKDFQSDSNIDNLAKKHEELSSPQTSLNDGRFFNRLEDDVHKILKREKRRDQLADCNETDNCTSHEHNQESVMKDGRTEQLKLELEKKDAEIQQLKNIITQWEAKYKEVKGRNAQLLNMLQEGEMKDKAEILLQVNESQIIKNELTLQVTTLHAALEQERSKVKLLQAELTKYQSWKRGKRHLESDQCR